One window of Paludibacter propionicigenes WB4 genomic DNA carries:
- the trpA gene encoding tryptophan synthase subunit alpha: MNRINQLFEQKKENILSVYFTAGFPKLEDTLPTLKCLQANGVDLVEIGVPFSDPLADGIVIQNSSQQALRNGMSIRKLFDQLTSVRADIHIPLIMMGYLNPIMQFGFETFCAECARVGVDGMIIPDLPMVDYINQYKAIAERYGLEFIFLITPETSEERIREIDSHTNGFIYMVSSAAVTGTQNSFDTKVDYFNRINSMNLKNPRLIGFGISNKSTRDMVNRYSSGAIIGSAFIKALEETQDVEKGVKLLLDKLEE; this comes from the coding sequence ATGAACAGAATCAATCAATTATTCGAACAAAAGAAGGAAAACATCCTTTCGGTATATTTTACTGCCGGTTTTCCAAAGCTGGAGGACACCCTGCCAACACTAAAATGCCTTCAGGCAAATGGTGTGGATTTGGTGGAAATCGGAGTGCCATTTTCCGATCCGTTGGCCGACGGAATTGTGATACAAAACAGCAGTCAGCAAGCTCTACGAAACGGTATGAGCATCCGCAAGCTTTTCGACCAACTCACATCCGTTCGGGCAGACATTCATATTCCATTAATCATGATGGGCTATCTGAATCCCATTATGCAGTTTGGTTTTGAGACGTTTTGTGCCGAATGTGCCAGAGTAGGAGTGGACGGTATGATCATTCCCGATCTGCCCATGGTCGACTACATCAACCAATACAAAGCCATTGCCGAGCGCTATGGATTGGAATTTATTTTCCTTATTACGCCCGAAACTTCGGAAGAACGTATCCGTGAAATCGACAGTCATACCAACGGATTTATCTATATGGTTTCGTCGGCAGCCGTTACAGGGACGCAAAATTCGTTCGACACGAAGGTAGATTACTTTAACCGCATCAACTCGATGAACCTGAAAAATCCGCGCCTGATTGGCTTTGGAATCTCCAATAAATCAACCCGCGATATGGTGAACCGCTATTCTTCAGGAGCCATTATTGGTAGTGCTTTTATCAAAGCACTTGAAGAAACGCAGGATGTAGAGAAAGGGGTGAAACTGCTGTTGGACAAATTGGAAGAGTAA
- the infB gene encoding translation initiation factor IF-2, whose product MSIRLSKACKDLNVGMTTAVEFLAKKGHKIVVDPNLKLSDDLHLLLAKEFNKDMALKIESERLSQERQLKEKAATVSIEGYNQPKPAEKSAETIHISIPEEQLPHFKSVGHIDLNAKSKHPETKPEVPTQAPVAEKSIVVEKPVAEEKIIEKAEVIKPVEVQEIKAAEAPVTEKKEEIVTPPVQKAEPEVTVEPKTAPVVTLVEEKEEPKVAEKEEKVISEPKIELIKPIKKFKLKEETEPAEVNTPAKDNNDNDEDEIFSLTRPTIDVAPVVIGTIDLDLLNQSTRPKPKTKEQKRKEREDKNKLDGKKPFIAGEKKILRTAAEVAADPASAHPKKKRERFSNQKVDITKVPQANGATQGFAHPKKVTPGTTGGGGGAAKPTPNRDRLKKSIKTVVNEEDVQKQIKETLARLSGANKKGKGSKYRRDKRDINSARQQEQAQRERDEESVIKLTEFVTASELAVMMDVSVNQVIATCMNIGLMVSINQRLDAETINIVAEEFGFTTEYVSADVIEAIGEEEADNEEDLLPRAPIVTVMGHVDHGKTSLLDHIRKTNVIAGEAGGITQHIGAYNVKLENGQRITFLDTPGHEAFTAMRARGAKVTDIAIIIVAADDNVMPQTIEAINHAAAANVPMIFAINKVDKPGANPEKIKETLAQMNYLVEDWGGKYQSQDISAKKGDGVAELLEKVLLEAELLELKANPGKRAIGSVIESTLDKGRGYVSTILIQNGTLHQGDVVLAGTNFGRIKAMFNERNQRIKEVLPGEPALILGLNGAPQAGDNFNVMNSEHEAREIANKREQLQREQSLRTKKHFTLDELGRRIALGDFKELNIIVKGDVDGSVEALSDALINLSTENIQVNVIHKAVGAISDSDILLAAASNAIICGFQVRPTTSARKIAEKEEIDIRLYSIIYDAIEEIKSAMEGMLSPEIKEEITATVEIREVFKITKVGTVAGCLVREGKIKRSNKIRIIRDGIVVYTGELDSLKRFKDDVKEVGTNYECGLNIKNYNDIQVGDIVESYEETEVRKTL is encoded by the coding sequence ATGTCCATAAGATTAAGTAAAGCCTGTAAAGATTTGAACGTTGGAATGACCACTGCCGTTGAATTTTTGGCGAAAAAAGGTCATAAAATCGTCGTCGACCCTAATTTGAAATTATCCGATGACTTACACCTTTTGTTAGCGAAAGAATTTAATAAAGATATGGCTCTGAAAATAGAATCGGAGCGCTTGAGTCAGGAGCGCCAGCTCAAAGAGAAGGCTGCAACTGTTTCCATAGAAGGTTATAACCAACCAAAACCTGCTGAAAAATCTGCAGAAACTATTCATATTTCAATTCCAGAAGAACAGTTACCGCATTTCAAATCCGTTGGACATATAGATTTGAATGCAAAAAGCAAACATCCGGAAACGAAACCTGAAGTACCAACACAAGCACCGGTTGCAGAAAAGTCTATAGTGGTTGAGAAACCCGTAGCAGAAGAAAAAATTATTGAAAAAGCTGAGGTTATCAAACCTGTAGAAGTACAAGAAATCAAGGCTGCCGAAGCTCCGGTTACTGAAAAGAAGGAAGAAATTGTAACACCGCCGGTACAGAAAGCAGAACCTGAAGTTACGGTAGAACCTAAAACAGCTCCGGTAGTAACTTTGGTTGAAGAAAAAGAAGAACCGAAAGTAGCTGAAAAAGAAGAAAAAGTAATTTCCGAACCTAAAATAGAACTTATTAAACCGATTAAAAAGTTCAAATTAAAAGAAGAAACTGAGCCTGCCGAAGTAAACACTCCGGCGAAAGATAACAACGACAATGATGAGGATGAAATATTCTCATTGACTCGCCCCACTATCGATGTTGCTCCTGTGGTTATCGGAACCATTGATTTGGATCTGCTGAATCAAAGCACCCGTCCAAAACCTAAAACAAAAGAACAGAAACGCAAAGAGCGTGAAGACAAAAATAAACTAGACGGCAAAAAACCATTTATCGCAGGCGAGAAGAAAATCCTGCGTACGGCTGCCGAGGTTGCTGCTGATCCTGCATCGGCACATCCGAAGAAAAAACGTGAACGCTTCTCCAACCAGAAAGTTGACATTACCAAGGTACCTCAGGCAAATGGAGCTACACAAGGCTTTGCTCACCCGAAAAAGGTGACTCCGGGAACTACCGGTGGTGGCGGAGGTGCAGCTAAACCGACACCAAATAGAGATCGTTTGAAAAAATCGATTAAAACCGTTGTCAACGAAGAAGATGTACAGAAACAAATAAAAGAAACCTTAGCCCGTCTTTCGGGTGCCAACAAAAAAGGCAAAGGGTCAAAATACCGTCGTGATAAACGTGATATCAACAGTGCACGTCAACAAGAGCAGGCACAACGTGAGCGTGACGAAGAAAGCGTAATTAAACTGACCGAATTCGTAACGGCTAGCGAACTGGCTGTAATGATGGACGTTTCGGTTAATCAGGTTATTGCAACCTGTATGAACATTGGTTTGATGGTTTCTATCAACCAGCGTTTGGATGCTGAGACAATTAATATTGTGGCTGAAGAATTCGGCTTTACAACAGAATATGTAAGTGCCGACGTAATTGAAGCTATTGGAGAGGAAGAAGCAGATAACGAAGAAGATTTGTTGCCACGCGCTCCAATTGTGACTGTAATGGGACACGTTGACCACGGTAAAACATCCTTGCTCGACCACATTCGGAAAACAAATGTGATTGCCGGTGAAGCCGGTGGTATAACTCAGCACATCGGAGCATACAATGTGAAGTTGGAAAACGGTCAACGAATCACTTTCCTTGATACTCCGGGTCACGAAGCATTTACGGCTATGCGTGCCCGTGGTGCGAAAGTAACTGATATCGCTATTATCATAGTAGCTGCCGACGATAACGTCATGCCTCAAACCATTGAAGCGATTAACCACGCAGCAGCAGCCAATGTGCCTATGATTTTTGCAATCAACAAGGTAGATAAACCGGGTGCAAATCCTGAAAAAATAAAGGAAACGCTGGCTCAAATGAATTATTTGGTTGAAGACTGGGGTGGTAAATACCAATCGCAGGATATATCAGCCAAAAAAGGCGATGGAGTGGCCGAGTTGCTTGAAAAAGTATTGCTCGAAGCCGAACTGCTTGAGCTGAAAGCCAACCCGGGCAAGCGTGCTATTGGTTCGGTGATAGAATCGACACTGGACAAAGGACGTGGATATGTTTCAACCATCCTGATTCAGAACGGAACATTGCATCAGGGAGATGTGGTATTGGCAGGAACTAACTTTGGTAGAATAAAGGCTATGTTCAACGAACGTAACCAACGCATAAAAGAAGTACTACCGGGAGAACCGGCTTTGATACTCGGATTAAACGGAGCACCTCAGGCGGGTGATAACTTCAACGTGATGAACTCTGAACACGAGGCGCGCGAGATTGCCAATAAACGTGAGCAACTCCAACGCGAACAAAGCCTGCGTACCAAGAAACACTTTACGCTCGACGAACTGGGTCGCCGTATAGCACTTGGCGATTTCAAGGAATTGAATATCATTGTGAAAGGTGACGTGGATGGTTCGGTAGAAGCTTTATCGGATGCACTGATTAACCTGTCAACAGAAAATATTCAGGTAAATGTAATACACAAAGCGGTGGGTGCCATTTCCGATTCGGATATTTTGCTGGCAGCTGCTTCTAATGCTATCATTTGCGGTTTCCAGGTTCGCCCTACTACTTCGGCTCGTAAAATTGCTGAAAAAGAAGAAATCGATATCCGACTTTATTCTATCATCTACGACGCGATTGAAGAAATCAAATCGGCTATGGAAGGTATGCTTTCGCCCGAAATCAAGGAAGAAATCACCGCCACGGTTGAAATTCGCGAAGTATTTAAAATCACCAAAGTGGGTACAGTGGCCGGATGTTTGGTTCGCGAAGGTAAGATTAAACGTTCTAACAAAATTCGTATCATCCGCGATGGTATCGTAGTCTATACCGGTGAGCTTGACTCGCTCAAACGTTTTAAAGACGACGTGAAAGAAGTAGGTACAAACTACGAATGTGGTTTGAATATCAAAAACTACAACGACATTCAGGTGGGCGATATAGTAGAAAGCTACGAAGAAACGGAAGTGAGAAAAACACTGTAA